In Treponema primitia ZAS-2, a genomic segment contains:
- a CDS encoding phenylacetate--CoA ligase family protein produces the protein MSKSGSPIKQLPQFQYWHQKIETMPRGHLETLQLERLQNMVDRAMLTPFYAPKLKAVGINGSEDIKGLDDLKRIPFTTKNDLRDGFPYGFLSIPKEDVVRLHASSGTTGTPTTIYYSKDDLSRWASYVARCIYGTGCNHGDVFQNMITYGLFTGGLGFHAGAEEVGMMVIPSGSGNTTRQFRLMQDFGTTVVHATPSFLLHVESIMRAEGVSRDSIKLKRAFAGAEPYSEDTRRRIEELLHIDVYNSYGLSEMNGPGVAFECQCKDGLHIWEDGYIPEIVNPDTLEPVPDGEIGELVITILCREATPILRYRTRDLTGFYTEPCACGRTHRRLRRITGRSDDMLIINGVNVFPSQIEEVIMAMKEVGNNYLIEIEKDGVLDKLTVKTEVGPDIFMDDSRPLNSLRERIRKTLQASITINPRVELHESGSLPVSEGKAKRVYDKRPKDV, from the coding sequence ATGAGTAAATCAGGCTCCCCCATCAAACAGTTGCCTCAATTCCAATATTGGCACCAGAAAATCGAAACCATGCCCCGGGGCCACCTGGAGACCCTTCAGCTGGAACGGCTGCAGAACATGGTGGACCGCGCCATGTTAACCCCCTTTTACGCCCCTAAGCTCAAGGCCGTGGGAATAAACGGGTCCGAGGATATCAAAGGCCTGGATGACCTTAAACGTATCCCCTTTACTACGAAGAACGATCTCCGGGATGGCTTCCCCTACGGGTTCCTCAGCATACCCAAGGAAGATGTGGTGCGCCTCCACGCCTCAAGCGGCACCACCGGAACCCCCACCACCATCTACTATAGCAAAGATGACTTGAGTCGCTGGGCCAGCTATGTAGCCCGGTGCATCTACGGGACCGGCTGTAACCATGGGGACGTATTTCAGAACATGATCACCTACGGCCTCTTTACCGGCGGCCTGGGTTTCCATGCCGGGGCTGAAGAAGTGGGAATGATGGTGATCCCCTCGGGGAGCGGAAATACCACCCGGCAGTTCCGGCTCATGCAGGACTTCGGTACTACCGTGGTCCACGCCACTCCCAGTTTCCTCCTCCACGTGGAATCCATCATGCGTGCCGAAGGGGTCAGCCGGGACAGCATCAAACTCAAGCGGGCCTTTGCCGGGGCGGAACCCTATTCGGAAGACACCCGCCGCCGCATCGAAGAATTGCTCCATATCGACGTGTACAATTCCTATGGCCTTTCAGAGATGAACGGCCCCGGTGTCGCCTTTGAGTGCCAGTGCAAGGACGGCCTCCACATCTGGGAGGACGGCTACATCCCGGAGATCGTCAATCCTGATACCCTGGAACCAGTTCCGGACGGCGAAATCGGGGAGCTTGTCATCACCATCCTCTGCCGGGAAGCCACACCAATACTGCGCTACCGCACCCGGGATCTGACAGGCTTCTACACCGAGCCCTGCGCCTGCGGCAGAACCCATCGCCGTCTCCGCCGCATCACCGGCCGATCCGACGATATGCTGATCATCAACGGGGTAAATGTTTTCCCCAGCCAGATTGAGGAAGTGATCATGGCCATGAAAGAAGTGGGAAACAACTACCTTATCGAGATCGAGAAGGATGGGGTACTGGACAAACTCACGGTCAAAACCGAGGTAGGCCCGGATATCTTCATGGACGATTCTCGGCCCCTGAACTCCCTGCGGGAGCGGATACGCAAGACCCTCCAGGCATCGATCACCATCAACCCCCGGGTGGAACTCCACGAATCAGGCAGCCTCCCAGTGTCCGAAGGCAAGGCCAAGCGGGTCTACGATAAGCGGCCTAAGGATGTTTAA
- a CDS encoding ABC transporter substrate-binding protein, with translation MKKNQLFLLLLAGIFAATLILGGCAKKEALAAGEQTIDKIRLGVMAGATLVADVGVADGIFKKHGLDVEITTFAAGINTIDAITIGQLDIGLAADFAILNRIGGTPNSPLRIFTGNASILNNSQLFSQDPSVKTPADLAGKSVLVHLGTVGEYYWAQTWTGVGVPESRIKYLPVDSPLEAVAVLQTGAAQGYYANGKTAEEVKKIEGIHVVGELHDYVPSTVGILIASEQFLREHQRAVEKYLKALDELYGIVAKDPQRAAEISYKTSGVPVEIGLQTLKTQTLAVDVNQDTFDALKAMYQWLEGKGLIKYPYDLYKTVDTTALKAAFPDRAVYK, from the coding sequence ATGAAAAAGAACCAACTGTTTCTGCTCCTGCTGGCCGGTATTTTCGCCGCTACGCTTATCCTGGGAGGATGCGCAAAAAAGGAGGCCCTGGCAGCCGGAGAGCAGACTATTGACAAGATCCGGCTGGGAGTCATGGCTGGGGCCACCCTGGTAGCAGATGTCGGGGTTGCCGATGGAATCTTCAAAAAACACGGCCTGGATGTGGAGATAACCACCTTTGCGGCGGGGATCAACACCATTGACGCCATTACCATAGGTCAGCTTGATATCGGCCTTGCGGCGGATTTCGCCATTCTTAACCGTATCGGAGGTACCCCTAACAGCCCCTTACGGATATTCACCGGGAACGCCAGCATACTCAACAATTCCCAGCTTTTTTCACAGGACCCATCGGTAAAAACCCCGGCGGATCTGGCGGGTAAATCGGTATTGGTTCACCTGGGCACCGTGGGAGAATACTATTGGGCCCAGACTTGGACCGGTGTGGGGGTTCCTGAGTCACGGATCAAATACCTACCCGTGGACAGTCCCCTGGAAGCGGTGGCCGTACTCCAGACAGGAGCCGCCCAGGGCTATTATGCCAACGGAAAAACTGCGGAGGAAGTCAAAAAAATCGAGGGGATCCATGTGGTCGGGGAGTTGCACGACTATGTGCCTTCCACGGTGGGCATTCTTATCGCCAGCGAACAATTCCTGAGGGAACATCAGCGGGCGGTAGAAAAATACCTTAAGGCGCTGGATGAACTCTACGGTATTGTTGCAAAAGATCCCCAGCGGGCGGCGGAAATTTCCTATAAAACCAGTGGAGTCCCTGTGGAAATCGGGCTTCAAACACTTAAAACGCAAACTCTGGCAGTAGATGTCAACCAGGATACTTTTGACGCTTTGAAAGCCATGTACCAATGGCTTGAAGGGAAGGGATTGATCAAGTATCCCTACGATCTTTACAAGACCGTCGATACCACAGCCCTCAAGGCGGCATTCCCCGACAGAGCGGTGTACAAATAG
- a CDS encoding radical SAM protein produces the protein MSDLKEALYDELKLKLALGLEGVRYDEGAFDKLIQQNAALKKREICTWDKDLITKRSYVLPYAVVLPLGIQAAVVADRHSPYKISEKDGVFSLSYFGEWIANLDFPKPPAFYSKLTSDGTPMREVANDSSGGSQDKSIVIGYSTECALKDKGNFCLFCTQGQSKGLDKNAEIPPFRNPLQIAETVEAAYSEGFSHLTITGGFIPERREVEYYLDVAEAVKDRLGVDDFNGTACIGAPQDIYVIDKYKEAGFSTIAFNIEVWNEQYFNIVCPGKVEMCGTFDHWVKTIEYAISVFGKGKVRSNFVVGLQPKDVLFQGFDYLASIGVVTVASSWVPVIGSPLEGFRSPTVDWHWDAQLQHVRLLQKYGRTYEELFNASPSRTLTAEIYQIESEELPAFRQQKIAI, from the coding sequence ATGAGTGACCTGAAAGAAGCGCTGTACGATGAGCTCAAGCTCAAATTGGCCCTGGGGCTTGAGGGGGTTCGCTATGATGAGGGAGCCTTTGACAAGCTGATCCAGCAAAACGCCGCCCTGAAAAAGCGGGAGATTTGTACCTGGGACAAGGACCTGATTACCAAAAGAAGCTATGTCCTTCCTTATGCGGTAGTTCTGCCCCTGGGAATTCAAGCGGCAGTGGTAGCGGACAGACATTCTCCCTATAAAATCTCGGAGAAGGACGGGGTATTCAGTCTCTCCTACTTTGGGGAATGGATAGCAAATCTGGACTTTCCCAAACCTCCGGCTTTCTATTCAAAGCTTACCAGTGATGGCACGCCCATGCGGGAAGTCGCTAACGATTCTTCCGGCGGCAGCCAGGATAAAAGTATTGTAATCGGTTATAGCACCGAGTGTGCCCTCAAGGACAAAGGAAATTTTTGCCTTTTTTGCACCCAGGGGCAATCAAAGGGGCTCGATAAAAACGCGGAGATTCCGCCCTTCCGCAATCCGCTTCAGATCGCCGAAACCGTGGAAGCGGCTTACAGCGAAGGTTTCAGCCACCTGACCATCACCGGAGGTTTTATCCCTGAGCGGCGGGAAGTGGAATACTACCTGGACGTTGCGGAAGCCGTCAAGGACAGATTGGGGGTGGATGACTTTAACGGTACCGCCTGTATTGGCGCCCCCCAGGACATTTACGTTATTGATAAGTACAAAGAAGCAGGGTTCAGTACCATTGCTTTCAATATTGAAGTATGGAATGAACAGTACTTTAATATCGTATGCCCAGGTAAGGTGGAGATGTGCGGTACCTTTGATCATTGGGTCAAAACCATAGAATACGCCATATCCGTATTTGGAAAGGGGAAGGTCCGCAGTAATTTTGTTGTGGGTCTTCAGCCCAAGGATGTTCTCTTTCAGGGATTCGATTATCTTGCCTCCATCGGAGTGGTCACTGTCGCTTCCAGCTGGGTTCCCGTCATCGGTTCCCCCCTGGAAGGGTTCCGTTCTCCCACGGTGGATTGGCACTGGGATGCCCAGCTCCAGCACGTAAGACTTCTGCAAAAGTACGGGCGTACATACGAGGAATTATTTAACGCCTCCCCGTCCAGAACCCTGACCGCAGAGATATACCAAATTGAAAGTGAGGAACTGCCCGCATTCAGGCAGCAGAAAATCGCCATATAG
- a CDS encoding ABC transporter substrate-binding protein produces the protein MRNCPHSGSRKSPYRITGTVKTEQKRKDKMKQKRVLSFLAVSFFVIPLILGGCSKKETQTAGGQTLDKIRIGASAGATLVTDVGLADEIFKKHGLDAEITAFAAGINTIDAISIGQLDIGIAADFAIFNRIGGAQNSPLRIFTGNGDLFNNSQLFSPDPSVKTPADLAGKSVITHLGTVVEYYYAQTFAAVGVPESEVKYLPVESPLEALAVLQAGNAQGYYANGRTAESVKKIEGIHVVGELKNYVPSTVLVFVSSEQFLKEHQRVVEKFLGAVEEIYDVIEKDRQRAAEITFKASGAPVDLTLLNLQLQTRRLDVSQSTFDALKSMYQWLEGKGLIKYPFDIYKFVDTTALKTVFPDRGNYK, from the coding sequence GTGAGGAACTGCCCGCATTCAGGCAGCAGAAAATCGCCATATAGAATTACAGGTACTGTAAAGACTGAACAAAAAAGGAAAGATAAAATGAAACAAAAACGGGTATTATCGTTCTTGGCTGTCAGCTTTTTTGTTATCCCACTTATTCTGGGGGGATGTTCAAAAAAAGAAACTCAGACTGCCGGAGGCCAGACTCTTGATAAAATACGTATCGGGGCTTCAGCCGGAGCTACTCTGGTGACAGATGTCGGGTTAGCCGATGAAATCTTCAAAAAGCACGGTCTGGATGCAGAAATTACCGCCTTTGCTGCAGGGATCAACACCATTGATGCTATTTCCATAGGCCAGCTTGACATCGGTATTGCAGCAGATTTCGCTATCTTTAACCGTATCGGAGGCGCCCAAAACAGCCCCCTACGAATATTTACCGGAAACGGCGACCTATTCAATAATTCTCAGCTTTTTTCGCCGGATCCTTCGGTAAAAACCCCGGCTGATTTAGCAGGTAAATCGGTGATAACCCACTTGGGGACCGTAGTAGAATACTATTATGCGCAGACCTTTGCCGCAGTAGGAGTCCCCGAATCAGAGGTCAAATACTTACCCGTGGAAAGTCCTCTGGAAGCACTAGCAGTACTCCAGGCAGGAAATGCTCAGGGCTATTATGCCAATGGCAGGACTGCAGAATCAGTCAAGAAGATTGAGGGAATCCATGTGGTTGGAGAGCTGAAGAACTATGTGCCTTCCACAGTACTCGTCTTTGTCTCCAGTGAACAGTTCCTCAAGGAACATCAGCGGGTAGTAGAAAAATTTCTTGGGGCTGTAGAGGAAATTTACGATGTTATTGAAAAAGACCGCCAGAGAGCGGCGGAAATTACCTTTAAAGCCAGTGGCGCCCCCGTAGATCTTACCCTTCTAAATCTTCAGCTTCAAACCAGGAGATTAGACGTTAGCCAAAGTACTTTTGATGCTTTAAAAAGTATGTACCAATGGCTCGAAGGAAAAGGACTCATCAAGTATCCATTTGATATTTATAAATTTGTCGATACTACGGCTCTAAAGACGGTTTTCCCCGACAGGGGTAATTATAAATAG
- a CDS encoding radical SAM protein, which translates to MSDLKEALYDELKLKFALSLEGVRYDEGTFDKLIGQNAYLKKREICTWDKDLVTKKSYVLPYAVTLPLGFQVGVVTDKHSPYKISEKDGVFSLSYFEEWIANLNFPKAPAYYSKFTSDGTPMREVAGDTSGGSEDKAIAIAYSTECALKEKGKFCLFCTFGQSKGLDKNEEIPPFRNPLQIAETVEAAYSEGFRHLTVTGGFIPERREVEYYLDVAEAIKDRLGVDDFNGTACIGAPQDIHVIDKYKEAGFSTIAFNIEVWTKQYFDLVCPGKVEMCGDFDHWIKTIEYAISVFGKGKVRSCFVVGLQPKDVLFQGLEYLASIGVVTAASSWVPAIGSPLEGFRSPTVDWHWDIQLQHTKLLQKYGRTYEELFSANAARSLTAEMYQIESEDLPIFRQQKIAI; encoded by the coding sequence GTGAGTGATTTGAAAGAAGCTTTGTACGACGAGTTAAAACTGAAATTTGCCCTGAGCCTTGAGGGGGTTCGCTATGATGAGGGGACCTTTGACAAGCTAATCGGGCAAAATGCTTATCTCAAAAAAAGGGAAATTTGTACTTGGGATAAGGACCTTGTTACTAAAAAGAGTTATGTACTTCCTTACGCTGTTACCCTGCCATTGGGATTTCAGGTCGGAGTTGTGACAGATAAACATTCTCCCTATAAAATTTCCGAAAAGGATGGGGTATTCAGCCTTTCCTACTTTGAAGAATGGATAGCAAATCTGAACTTCCCCAAGGCTCCGGCCTACTATTCAAAATTCACCAGCGATGGAACCCCCATGCGGGAAGTCGCGGGGGATACTTCCGGGGGAAGTGAAGATAAGGCTATTGCCATAGCCTACAGCACCGAATGTGCCCTCAAAGAAAAGGGGAAATTTTGCCTTTTTTGTACCTTTGGACAATCAAAGGGTCTTGATAAAAATGAGGAAATTCCGCCCTTCCGTAACCCGCTCCAGATTGCGGAAACTGTGGAAGCTGCTTACAGCGAAGGCTTCCGTCACCTGACCGTTACCGGCGGCTTTATCCCTGAGCGGCGAGAAGTGGAATACTATCTGGATGTCGCAGAGGCCATCAAGGACAGGCTGGGAGTTGATGACTTTAACGGTACTGCTTGTATCGGCGCTCCTCAGGACATTCACGTTATTGACAAGTACAAAGAAGCGGGGTTCAGTACCATCGCATTTAATATCGAAGTATGGACCAAACAGTATTTCGATTTGGTGTGCCCGGGAAAAGTGGAAATGTGCGGCGATTTTGATCACTGGATCAAGACTATTGAGTATGCTATTTCCGTGTTTGGCAAGGGCAAGGTTCGCAGTTGTTTTGTGGTTGGCCTCCAACCAAAGGATGTTCTTTTTCAGGGACTTGAGTATTTAGCCTCCATTGGCGTAGTCACTGCAGCTTCCAGCTGGGTGCCCGCCATTGGCTCCCCCCTGGAAGGGTTCCGTTCCCCCACCGTGGACTGGCACTGGGATATCCAGCTCCAGCACACAAAACTTTTGCAGAAATACGGACGTACCTATGAAGAATTATTCAGCGCCAATGCAGCCAGATCCTTAACCGCCGAGATGTATCAAATAGAAAGTGAAGATCTACCCATATTCAGGCAGCAGAAGATTGCTATTTAG
- a CDS encoding radical SAM protein — MSELKQALYDELKLKLALGLEGVRYDSGVFDKLIQQNAALKKREICAIDKELITTKSYALPYAFTLPLGSQVAVVADRNSPYKISEKDGVFSLSYFGEWITNIGFPTPPAYYSKLTKDGTSMREVGLDLSGGSRDRAIAINYSTECVLKEKGNVCLFCVRGKQNGLEQHEEIPPFRNPLQIAETVEAAYQEGFSHLTITGGFIPERREVEYYIDVAETIKDRLGVDDFNGTACIGAPQDIHVIDKYKEAGFRTIAFNIEVWNQQYFDIVCPGKVEMCGSFDHWVKTIEYAISVFGKGKVRCNFVVGLQPKDVLFEGLEYFTSIGVVTVASPWIPGLGSPLEGFRSPTVDWHWDVQIQHAQLLRKHGRTYEEIFDACPARTFVHDVYQIESEELPAFGQRKAV; from the coding sequence ATGAGTGAATTAAAACAGGCTTTGTATGATGAATTAAAGCTCAAGCTTGCCCTGGGGCTTGAGGGGGTACGTTACGATTCGGGGGTCTTCGACAAGTTGATCCAGCAAAACGCCGCCCTGAAAAAACGGGAAATTTGCGCCATTGACAAGGAACTTATCACCACAAAGAGTTACGCCCTTCCCTATGCCTTTACCCTTCCCCTGGGAAGCCAGGTGGCGGTGGTGGCGGACCGGAATTCACCTTATAAAATTTCTGAAAAAGATGGCGTTTTCAGTCTTTCCTATTTTGGGGAGTGGATTACCAATATCGGCTTCCCTACCCCGCCCGCTTATTATTCAAAACTTACCAAAGATGGAACCAGTATGCGGGAAGTCGGCCTGGATCTTTCCGGTGGCAGCAGGGACAGAGCTATTGCCATCAATTATAGCACCGAATGTGTGCTTAAAGAAAAAGGGAATGTTTGCCTCTTTTGCGTCCGGGGTAAACAAAACGGCCTTGAACAGCACGAGGAGATTCCACCATTCCGAAACCCCCTGCAGATAGCGGAAACTGTGGAAGCGGCATACCAGGAAGGGTTCAGCCATCTTACAATCACCGGGGGATTTATCCCTGAACGGCGGGAAGTGGAATACTATATTGATGTGGCGGAAACCATTAAGGACCGCTTGGGCGTAGATGACTTTAACGGTACTGCTTGTATAGGCGCACCACAGGACATTCATGTTATTGATAAATACAAAGAAGCGGGATTCCGTACCATTGCCTTCAACATTGAAGTTTGGAATCAGCAATACTTTGATATCGTATGCCCGGGAAAAGTGGAAATGTGCGGTAGTTTTGATCATTGGGTAAAGACCATTGAATATGCTATTTCTGTTTTCGGCAAGGGTAAAGTCCGCTGCAATTTTGTAGTAGGTCTGCAGCCTAAAGATGTGCTTTTTGAAGGGCTGGAATACTTTACTTCCATCGGTGTAGTAACCGTGGCATCTCCCTGGATTCCTGGCTTGGGCTCTCCCCTGGAAGGGTTCCGTTCTCCCACGGTGGATTGGCATTGGGATGTCCAAATTCAACATGCCCAACTTTTGCGGAAACACGGCCGTACTTATGAAGAAATTTTCGATGCCTGCCCTGCCAGAACCTTTGTGCATGATGTTTATCAAATTGAAAGTGAGGAACTGCCCGCATTCGGGCAGAGAAAAGCTGTATGA
- a CDS encoding ABC transporter ATP-binding protein, translating to MSDESIIKIKGLSKSYDIVESGKKPARPEKKTEEKVDSKKVEPVFVLDDINLDIKEGEFHVFLGWSGCGKSTLLNIIAGFVEKTSGQVLVDNEEVTKPGFERGVVFQNADSAIFSWIPVWKNVEYGLKIRGVPSEERKETVRRCISLVGLEGHEKKFPHELSGGMKQRVQIARSMANNPKILLMDEPFGALDAQTRRLMQNELIKIWQKTRKTILFVTHDIQEAVYLGQKISILSRSPNARIMKTLDVIIPYNRNLSSPDAGSLVQSIQGFFDIEYVI from the coding sequence ATGAGTGACGAATCTATTATTAAAATCAAGGGATTATCAAAAAGTTACGATATTGTGGAGTCCGGGAAAAAACCGGCCAGGCCGGAAAAAAAGACAGAAGAAAAGGTTGACAGCAAAAAAGTTGAACCGGTTTTTGTACTGGACGATATCAACCTGGATATTAAAGAAGGAGAATTCCATGTCTTTCTGGGGTGGAGCGGATGCGGTAAATCTACCCTACTTAATATCATTGCGGGGTTCGTGGAAAAAACCTCAGGCCAGGTACTGGTGGACAATGAAGAGGTCACTAAACCGGGTTTTGAACGGGGGGTGGTATTTCAAAATGCCGATTCAGCGATCTTCTCCTGGATTCCGGTCTGGAAAAATGTGGAATACGGCCTAAAGATCCGCGGGGTCCCCTCGGAAGAGCGGAAAGAAACCGTCCGCCGCTGCATTTCCCTGGTCGGCCTGGAGGGTCACGAAAAAAAATTCCCCCATGAGCTTTCCGGTGGAATGAAACAACGGGTACAGATTGCCCGGAGCATGGCGAATAATCCAAAAATTCTTTTGATGGATGAACCCTTCGGCGCCCTGGATGCCCAGACCCGCCGGCTCATGCAAAACGAGTTGATAAAAATTTGGCAAAAAACCCGCAAGACCATTCTTTTTGTTACCCATGATATTCAGGAAGCGGTATACCTGGGACAAAAGATCAGCATCCTGTCCCGTTCCCCAAATGCCCGGATAATGAAAACCCTGGATGTAATCATTCCCTATAACCGAAATCTTTCCAGCCCCGATGCGGGCAGTTTGGTTCAGAGCATACAGGGTTTCTTTGACATTGAGTACGTCATCTAA
- a CDS encoding ABC transporter permease — protein MKKIIDFLTIKGFVTWALLLAIWQLGAILNPPEFLPGPIQTIIGGAEIVRNGMLAQYVGISFMRIFTGWSLGILAAVPIGLLIGQFATIRRIFEPFINFFRFVPAIGFLTLFLMWFGVGEESKVAIIIYATSFPIIINTIAGVIGINNTTIQVALSQGASPAQIFFTVTIPASIPYIFTGVRLGLSGAIISIVAAEMLAAQKGIGYMIYTSRLYFRTDWIFVGILTLGLTGYISDRLLRLFGRTVLKRFGVTDRK, from the coding sequence ATGAAAAAAATAATAGATTTTTTAACGATCAAAGGTTTTGTCACCTGGGCTTTATTACTGGCCATTTGGCAGCTTGGGGCCATCCTGAATCCCCCTGAATTCCTGCCTGGCCCAATCCAAACAATTATCGGGGGAGCAGAAATAGTACGCAACGGTATGCTCGCCCAGTATGTGGGAATAAGCTTCATGAGAATCTTTACCGGGTGGTCCCTGGGCATCCTGGCGGCGGTTCCTATCGGCCTTTTAATCGGCCAGTTTGCCACCATCAGGCGGATATTTGAGCCCTTTATCAATTTTTTCCGATTTGTACCGGCCATCGGATTCCTGACCCTCTTTCTGATGTGGTTCGGTGTTGGAGAAGAATCAAAAGTTGCCATCATCATATATGCCACATCATTTCCCATCATCATCAATACTATTGCCGGAGTTATAGGTATCAATAATACTACCATCCAGGTAGCTCTATCTCAGGGAGCTTCCCCTGCACAGATATTTTTTACTGTTACCATTCCTGCGTCGATTCCCTATATATTTACAGGGGTCAGGCTCGGCTTAAGCGGCGCTATTATTTCCATCGTAGCCGCAGAAATGCTGGCAGCTCAAAAAGGTATAGGCTACATGATATACACTTCCAGACTGTATTTCAGGACTGACTGGATATTTGTAGGCATCCTTACCCTGGGCTTGACTGGTTACATTTCAGACCGGCTGCTGCGTCTTTTTGGCAGAACTGTTCTTAAACGCTTCGGTGTCACAGACAGAAAATAG
- a CDS encoding ABC transporter substrate-binding protein, with protein MTEKVKVTRSNLVLTGLLVAVLVFTGCAKKRPQAADSPNDSANTIDKIRLGIMASGTLVPDVGNYYGIFAKNNLEVETVTFAAGINSIDAISIGQLDVGFAADFAILNRIGGTQNSPLRIFTGYSVNLNTYELYSKDPAIKTPADLAGKSVVTLLGTVYEYYYAKTWAALGIPESQIKYLPVDSALEAAAIIQAGSGQAFYANGRAAEALLAIDGVRSIGKLSDYVESTVAIFIASDRYLNEHSRAIEKFLKSVDEIYSIVLKDQETAADIVYKASSIPRELTLLNFKTIDYKIEFDQQFYDAMNNVLQWANEKGVIKYPYDLHNYVNVDSLKKVFPGRGNFK; from the coding sequence ATGACAGAAAAAGTAAAGGTAACCCGGAGTAACCTTGTATTGACAGGTTTATTGGTCGCAGTACTGGTATTTACAGGATGCGCAAAAAAGAGACCCCAGGCAGCGGATAGTCCAAACGACAGCGCCAATACTATTGACAAAATCAGGCTAGGGATCATGGCTTCCGGTACCCTGGTACCCGATGTGGGGAATTATTACGGCATATTTGCAAAAAACAATCTTGAAGTGGAAACCGTAACCTTTGCGGCGGGAATTAACAGCATTGATGCCATTTCCATCGGCCAGCTTGACGTGGGTTTTGCGGCAGATTTCGCTATCCTTAACCGGATTGGGGGTACCCAAAACAGCCCCCTCAGAATTTTCACCGGATATTCAGTTAACCTGAACACCTACGAACTCTACTCCAAGGACCCGGCCATCAAAACACCGGCTGATCTGGCAGGAAAATCGGTAGTAACCCTATTGGGCACAGTTTATGAATACTATTACGCCAAAACCTGGGCTGCCCTGGGGATTCCAGAGTCCCAGATTAAGTACCTACCCGTGGATAGCGCCCTGGAAGCAGCTGCAATCATCCAGGCAGGTAGCGGTCAGGCTTTTTATGCCAATGGCCGGGCCGCAGAAGCCCTCTTGGCCATAGACGGGGTCCGATCCATAGGAAAACTCTCTGACTATGTAGAATCTACGGTAGCAATTTTTATTGCCAGCGATCGCTATCTCAATGAACATTCCCGGGCAATAGAAAAATTTCTAAAATCCGTAGACGAAATTTATTCAATTGTTCTTAAGGATCAGGAGACTGCCGCAGATATAGTGTATAAAGCCAGTTCGATACCGAGAGAGTTGACGCTGCTCAACTTTAAAACAATTGATTATAAAATCGAATTTGATCAGCAATTCTACGATGCCATGAACAATGTCCTTCAATGGGCTAATGAGAAGGGGGTCATCAAATATCCCTACGATCTGCATAATTATGTCAATGTAGATTCCCTTAAAAAGGTTTTCCCCGGACGGGGAAATTTTAAATAA
- a CDS encoding ABC transporter substrate-binding protein — protein MVLTGCTKKESRTTDQNGAETIDKIRLGVPTDFLTEYVAYIGLSEGIFARNNLEVEITSFSAGINTIDAVTIGQIDIGSGADFAVLNRLGGSQNSPLRIFSGVCELLNNSELYTRDPSIKSPEDLAGKSMIVMLGTVGEYYNSKTFASVGVPLSSVKFLPIEGNIEGVALIQNGNAHAMYANGRAAESLKKIEGIHTIANLSTYVPSTVCITIASEQFLKEHPQAIEKFIKSTNEVYELIRSNPQKAAEIVNKGNGAPIDQILVNFEIYVATVDFDQKFYDAMESLYQWMESSGIIKYPYDLHNYVNTNSLKKVFPGQGNFK, from the coding sequence TTGGTCCTTACAGGGTGCACAAAAAAGGAATCCCGGACCACGGATCAAAACGGCGCTGAAACCATCGATAAAATCCGGCTGGGGGTTCCTACGGATTTCTTAACCGAGTATGTTGCTTACATAGGTCTATCGGAGGGTATATTTGCCCGGAATAATCTGGAAGTTGAAATCACATCCTTTTCCGCAGGCATCAATACTATTGATGCCGTAACCATAGGGCAAATTGATATAGGATCCGGCGCCGACTTTGCGGTTCTTAACCGACTTGGGGGTTCCCAAAACAGTCCCCTTAGAATTTTTTCCGGGGTTTGTGAATTGCTTAATAATTCAGAACTTTATACCCGGGACCCTTCTATTAAATCCCCAGAGGATCTTGCAGGAAAATCAATGATAGTCATGCTGGGCACCGTTGGAGAATATTATAATTCAAAAACTTTTGCCTCCGTCGGAGTACCTCTGTCGAGTGTTAAATTCTTACCTATAGAAGGAAACATAGAAGGGGTGGCTTTGATCCAGAATGGGAATGCTCATGCTATGTATGCTAATGGCCGGGCCGCCGAATCTCTTAAGAAAATTGAGGGTATCCATACCATAGCAAACCTGAGCACCTATGTACCATCTACGGTATGTATTACCATTGCCTCAGAACAATTTCTTAAAGAACACCCACAGGCAATAGAAAAATTCATAAAGTCAACTAACGAGGTTTATGAACTTATACGAAGCAATCCTCAAAAAGCAGCAGAGATCGTCAACAAAGGTAATGGAGCGCCGATCGATCAAATTTTGGTTAATTTTGAAATTTATGTAGCTACTGTCGATTTTGATCAAAAATTCTATGATGCAATGGAAAGCCTTTACCAATGGATGGAATCATCCGGGATTATCAAATATCCCTATGATCTGCACAATTATGTCAATACCAATTCCCTTAAAAAGGTGTTCCCCGGACAGGGAAATTTTAAATAA